One window from the genome of Pyrus communis chromosome 16, drPyrComm1.1, whole genome shotgun sequence encodes:
- the LOC137721119 gene encoding U-box domain-containing protein 28-like yields MVRDDDLYVAVPSFFRCPISLDIMKSPVSLCTGVTYDRSSIQRWLDDGNNTCPATMQLLHTKDLLPNRNLQRLIQIWSDSLRLPPRNSTSSSPPSTPFQPPLPKDQIRHLIHRLDAYTEPSSSFDSLSKIAQFARESDDNRKILAESDGFIQVVVEFLGGSGNAEDKNIGALEQVVRILDLVKDKIQDREELSRWMLKKSGQDCVASLLLIAQHGSVDSRIASAGVLESIAVNAEAKILIAEKEGLLPQLLKSTAPENDPTVIEASLSCLIALSTPKRVKVRLVHLGAVKLLSKLLWDPNSTTATVEEALKLLETVSSVKEGRGKICEDGKCVSAIVQRLLKVSSAATEHAVTILWSVCYLFKERAAQEAVGRANGLTKILLLMQSNCSPAVRQMCADLLKIFRVNSKSVISCYDTKTTHIMPF; encoded by the coding sequence ATGGTGAGGGACGACGACCTCTACGTCGCGGTGCCGAGCTTCTTCCGGTGTCCGATATCGCTCGACATCATGAAATCCCCTGTTAGCCTCTGCACCGGCGTCACCTACGACCGCTCCAGCATCCAGCGCTGGCTCGACGACGGCAACAACACCTGCCCCGCCACCATGCAACTCCTCCACACTAAAGACTTACTCCCCAACCGCAACTTGCAGCGCCTCATCCAGATCTGGTCCGACTCCCTCCGCCTCCCCCCACGCAACTCCACCTCCTCCTCGCCACCCTCTACACCCTTCCAACCACCACTGCCCAAGGACCAGATCCGCCACCTAATCCACCGCTTGGACGCCTATACCGAACCATCTTCCTCCTTCGATTCCCTTTCCAAGATTGCCCAGTTCGCAAGAGAGTCCGACGACAACCGCAAAATCCTCGCCGAAAGCGATGGTTTCATCCAAGTCGTCGTCGAGTTTCTCGGTGGCAGCGGCAATGCCGAAGACAAAAACATCGGCGCCCTCGAACAAGTTGTGAGAATCCTTGATCTGGTGAAGGACAAAATACAAGACCGGGAGGAGCTGTCGAGATGGATGCTAAAAAAGAGCGGTCAGGATTGCGTGGCTTCTCTGCTTCTTATTGCACAACATGGAAGCGTGGATTCTCGAATCGCATCGGCTGGGGTTTTGGAATCAATCGCGGTAAACGCGGAAGCAAAAATCCTGATAGCCGAGAAAGAAGGGCTTTTACCCCAGCTGCTGAAGTCGACGGCTCCGGAAAATGATCCGACGGTCATTGAAGCGAGTCTCTCTTGCTTGATCGCCCTGTCGACCCCGAAGCGAGTGAAGGTTAGATTGGTCCATTTAGGAGCAGTGAAGCTGCTGTCCAAGTTGCTGTGGGACCCGAATTCCACTACGGCGACGGTGGAGGAGGCGTTGAAGTTGCTGGAAACGGTGTCGTCGGTGAAAGAGGGGCGGGGAAAGATATGCGAGGACGGCAAGTGTGTGTCGGCGATCGTGCAGAGGCTGCTGAAGGTGTCGAGTGCGGCGACGGAGCACGCGGTGACGATACTATGGAGCGTGTGCTATTTGTTTAAGGAGAGAGCGGCGCAAGAGGCGGTGGGGAGGGCGAATGGGTTGACCAAGATATTGCTGCTGATGCAAAGCAATTGCTCGCCGGCTGTTCGGCAAATGTGTGCCGATTTGCTCAAGATTTTTCGTGTGAATTCGAAATCGGTTATTTCTTGTTATGATACTAAGACCACTCATATCATGCCCTTCTGA